In one Salipiger abyssi genomic region, the following are encoded:
- a CDS encoding pyruvate dehydrogenase complex E1 component subunit beta produces MATQILMPALSPTMEEGTLAKWLVKEGDTVTSGDILAEIETDKATMEFEAVDEGIVGKLLIEEGTEGVKVNTPIAVMVEEGESVEDAEAPAPATEAPAAEEAPAAAPAQAEAPESKVPAAAASPDWPEGTAMKSQTVREALRDAMAEEMRGDANVLVMGEEVAEYQGAYKVTQGLLDEFSAKRVIDTPITEHGFAGIGVGAAFGGLKPIVEFMTFNFAMQAMDQIINSAAKTLYMSGGQMGCPIVFRGPNGAAARVGAQHSQDYAAWYAMIPGLKVAMPYSAADAKGLLKSAIRDPNPVIFLENEILYGRSFDVPDMDDFTVPFGKAKIWREGKDVTIVSFGIGMQYALEAAEKLAEDGVEAEVIDLRTLRPLDYGTVIESVKKTNRCVTVEEGFPVGAIGNHLGAYIMQNAFDYLDAPVINCTGKDVPMPYAANLEKHALVTTAEVLEAVKQVTYR; encoded by the coding sequence ATGGCAACACAGATTCTCATGCCCGCGCTCTCGCCCACGATGGAAGAGGGCACGCTGGCAAAATGGCTCGTGAAGGAGGGTGACACCGTCACCTCCGGCGACATCCTCGCCGAGATCGAGACCGACAAGGCAACGATGGAATTCGAGGCGGTCGACGAGGGCATCGTCGGCAAGCTGCTGATCGAGGAAGGCACCGAGGGGGTCAAGGTGAACACCCCCATCGCGGTGATGGTCGAGGAAGGCGAAAGCGTCGAGGATGCCGAGGCCCCTGCCCCGGCGACCGAAGCGCCCGCCGCCGAAGAGGCCCCTGCCGCCGCTCCGGCGCAGGCCGAAGCGCCGGAAAGCAAGGTGCCCGCCGCCGCGGCCTCGCCCGACTGGCCCGAGGGCACGGCGATGAAGAGCCAGACCGTGCGCGAAGCACTTCGCGACGCCATGGCCGAAGAGATGCGCGGCGACGCCAATGTGCTCGTCATGGGTGAGGAAGTCGCCGAGTATCAGGGCGCCTACAAGGTCACCCAGGGGCTTCTCGACGAGTTCAGCGCCAAGCGCGTGATCGACACGCCGATCACCGAGCATGGCTTTGCCGGCATCGGCGTGGGCGCGGCCTTTGGCGGGCTGAAACCCATCGTCGAGTTCATGACCTTCAACTTCGCCATGCAGGCGATGGACCAGATCATCAACTCGGCGGCCAAGACGCTTTATATGTCCGGTGGCCAGATGGGCTGTCCCATCGTGTTCCGCGGCCCGAACGGCGCCGCCGCCCGCGTCGGCGCGCAGCACAGTCAGGACTATGCCGCCTGGTACGCGATGATCCCCGGTCTGAAAGTGGCGATGCCCTATTCCGCAGCCGACGCCAAGGGCCTGCTGAAATCCGCCATCCGCGACCCGAACCCGGTGATCTTCCTGGAAAATGAGATCCTCTACGGGCGCAGCTTCGATGTGCCGGACATGGACGATTTCACCGTTCCCTTCGGCAAGGCGAAGATCTGGCGCGAGGGCAAGGACGTGACCATCGTCAGCTTTGGCATCGGCATGCAATACGCGCTGGAAGCGGCTGAAAAGCTTGCCGAAGACGGCGTCGAGGCCGAGGTGATCGACCTGCGCACCCTGCGCCCGCTCGATTACGGCACGGTCATCGAGTCGGTGAAGAAGACCAACCGCTGCGTCACCGTCGAGGAGGGCTTCCCGGTGGGCGCCATCGGCAACCATCTGGGGGCCTATATCATGCAGAACGCCTTCGATTATCTCGATGCGCCGGTGATCAACTGCACCGGCAAGGACGTTCCCATGCCCTATGCCGCCAATCTCGAGAAACACGCGCTGGTGACCACCGCCGAGGTGCTCGAGGCGGTCAAGCAGGTGACCTACCGGTGA
- a CDS encoding pyruvate dehydrogenase complex dihydrolipoamide acetyltransferase: MPTEILMPALSPTMEEGTLAKWLVKEGDTVNSGDILAEIETDKATMEFEAVDEGTIGKILIEEGSEGVKVNTPIAVLLEEGESADDIETSSAPAPAEEKPAPAPAADEKPEPGPQQAAAAATPATPAPAAPEAADGSRIFATPLARRIAADKGLDLTQIKGSGPHGRIVKADVEGAKAAPAEKAAPAAAEAPAAKADAVAMPASPGAEQVKKMYEGRDYEEVKLDGMRKTVASRLTEAKQTIPHFYLRRDIKLDALLKFRSQLNKQLEGRGVKLSVNDFIIKACALALQSVPDANAVWAGDRILKLTPSDVAVAVAIEGGLFTPVLKDAEMKSLSALSAEMKDLAGRARNKKLAPHEYVGGSFAISNLGMYGIDNFDAVINPPHGAILAVGAGVKKPVVGADGELTVATVMSVTLSVDHRVIDGALGAELLQAIVENLENPMVMLA, encoded by the coding sequence ATGCCCACCGAAATCCTGATGCCCGCCCTGTCGCCGACCATGGAGGAAGGCACGCTGGCCAAATGGCTGGTCAAGGAAGGCGACACCGTGAATTCCGGCGACATTCTCGCCGAGATCGAAACCGACAAGGCCACGATGGAGTTCGAGGCGGTGGACGAAGGCACCATCGGCAAGATCCTCATCGAAGAGGGCTCCGAGGGGGTGAAGGTCAACACCCCCATCGCCGTGCTGCTGGAAGAGGGCGAGAGCGCCGACGATATCGAAACCTCCTCCGCCCCTGCGCCGGCAGAGGAAAAACCCGCCCCGGCCCCCGCCGCGGACGAGAAACCCGAGCCGGGGCCGCAACAGGCGGCCGCGGCGGCGACCCCCGCCACCCCTGCCCCGGCGGCGCCCGAAGCCGCCGATGGCAGCCGCATCTTCGCCACCCCGCTGGCGCGCCGCATCGCTGCCGACAAGGGTCTGGACCTGACGCAGATCAAGGGCTCCGGCCCGCATGGCCGCATAGTCAAGGCGGATGTCGAGGGCGCCAAGGCCGCCCCCGCCGAGAAAGCTGCGCCCGCGGCTGCCGAGGCGCCCGCCGCCAAGGCCGATGCGGTTGCCATGCCCGCCAGCCCCGGCGCCGAGCAGGTCAAGAAGATGTACGAGGGCCGCGACTACGAAGAAGTCAAGCTCGACGGCATGCGCAAGACGGTGGCGAGCCGCCTCACCGAGGCCAAGCAGACCATCCCGCATTTCTACCTGCGCCGCGACATCAAGCTCGACGCGCTGCTGAAATTCCGCAGCCAGCTCAACAAGCAGCTCGAAGGCCGCGGCGTGAAGCTCTCGGTCAACGACTTCATCATCAAAGCCTGCGCGCTTGCCCTGCAATCGGTGCCCGACGCCAATGCGGTCTGGGCCGGCGACCGGATCCTCAAGCTCACCCCCTCCGATGTCGCGGTCGCCGTGGCGATCGAGGGCGGGCTCTTCACCCCGGTACTGAAGGATGCCGAGATGAAATCGCTCTCGGCACTCTCCGCCGAGATGAAGGATCTCGCGGGCCGCGCCCGCAACAAGAAGCTCGCGCCGCATGAATATGTCGGCGGCAGCTTTGCGATCTCCAATCTGGGCATGTACGGCATCGACAATTTCGACGCGGTCATCAACCCGCCGCATGGCGCCATCCTCGCCGTGGGCGCGGGCGTCAAGAAGCCGGTCGTGGGCGCCGATGGCGAGCTGACCGTGGCGACGGTGATGTCGGTGACGCTCTCCGTGGATCACCGGGTCATCGACGGCGCGCTGGGGGCCGAGCTGCTCCAGGCCATCGTCGAGAACCTGGAGAACCCGATGGTGATGCTGGCCTGA